The DNA sequence GCGCGCCTTGCCGAGCGCGTGGCGGATGCCGAACAGTCCGCCGGCCAGGCCGCCCCCGTGGACCGGCCGCCCCCGCATTATTAGCGTAACCCGCCACGCCCTCCACGTCTCAACCTTGTCATCCCGGAATTTGCGGCAGCAAATATCCGGGACCCAGCAGCATGGGTGTTTTTCGGCAGGATGGGTCCCGGATAAGCGCTGCGCGCTTTCCGGGATGACAAACTTCCCTCTCTCCGTATCTCCGGCGCTGCGAAGGGATGAAGCGAATGCACTGCATTCGCCCCGCAGCAGGCCCAAGCGTGGGGCGCAGGGCACCTGAGTCCCCTGCGGCTGGCTCCGCGCTCTAATGGCGGGAGACCCCGGCATCCGCCGGGGATCCGGTGTTGATGGCAATCGACGCCCCCCTTGCCGCGCCCCCAAAGCCGCCTAGACTGCGTCCCATCCATCAAGGGGAGGATGCATCATGGCCCGGCTTTCCATTTTCACGGCAGCACTCATCGCAGCGACACTGGCCGCACCATCGGCGCAGGCCGGCCCGGACGAGTATCTCGGCGAGATCCTGACCGTCGGCTTCAATTTCTGCCCGCGCGGCACGCTGGAGGCGGATGGCCGCCTGCTGCCGATTTCTCAGAATTCGGCGCTCTTCTCCCTGCTCGGCACCATGTATGGCGGGGATGGGCGCACCACATTTGCCCTGCCCGATCTGCGCGGACGGGTGGTCGTCGGCGCGGGCCAGGGCCCCGGCCTGACCGACCGCCGGCAAGGCGAGCGTGGCGGCACCGAATCCGACATTGCTGGCCCGGCACTGGCGCATGATGGCGCAGCAGACCCGCTGGGCGACTCCGCCGCCGGAAACAACATGCCGCCTTATCTCGCGCTGAAACACTGCGTCGTGACGCAAGGCATCTTCCCGTCCCGGAACTGATCCGGCCTCAGGCCGGCGGCGGCGTGAACGGGCCAAACCCGGCCGACAGGCGCTGGCGGCGAAAACGCAGATCCAGCCGGGCGCGGTCCAGCGCAAAGCGCACGCCATTATGGCTCGCATCCGCTGTGTTCAGGGCCCGCACATCATGCAGCATGCCCCAGCCCGGCAAATGCCAGGCCCGCACGGGGGCGTGATCGGCATCCAGTTCAACAAGGCAGCAATCCGATTGCGCCCGGTTCTCGCGCGAATTCACCTCGCTCAGCCCCACAAAGATGCGGTCTCCGAGGCGGCAATAGCCGCGTGTCCAGGCCCCGTCTGAAATCATCCGTCGGCGGCCATCCTGCCAGACCAGCGCGCCCTCATCGGAACTGCACACGCCCGGCACGCCATCGTCCAGCCAGACATTGTGCGTGCCGCGCCCGAGGCGCATCTGCCGTTTCAGCTGCCGCCCGGCCCGGTCGAACTCGGCCACCCAGGGCTTTGGCCGCTTGCCTGCCAGCCAGAGCGACTCGCCCGCCGCCAACAGGGAATTGACATGATACTCGTCCGGCGCCCCCGCCCGCGCGGGCAAGGGCCGCCATTCGGTCCAGCGCCGGTCGGACAGGTCCAGAATGGCGATCGTGTCATCATAGGTGGAGGTGACATACAGGCTGCGCCCCGCCACCAGGATCTGGTGCAGGTCGCGGATCGGCGCGCCGCGCGGGGCCAGCACATTCTTCAGGCGCAGGGCCCGGTCATAGACCAGGACAACATTCTGCTGCACGGACTGGTCACTGCCATAGGCGGCCTGCCGGGCCCCGATGAACAGGCGGTCCTCGGTAAAGCTGATGCCGTAATAGACACCCTTGCCGCTGTCGATCTGCCAGCAATCGCCCGTATCCGGATCAAGTGCCCAGACGGCCAGCGTGGAGGTGAATATCAGCATGGCGCGCGCTGGCCCGACCCGGTCATGACCCCCTCTTCCCAGGCCCCGGCCTGATCTCCGTTCCGCCCCTTCTAGGAGAAACCCCCGCCCCCATCAATCGTCCCCTTTCTCCGCATCTCCGGCGTACGCCGGAGTCTCCCTCGGCTGGCTCCGCGCTCTAACGGCAGGAGACCCCGGCATCCGCCGGGGACACGGTGTTGGGGGATGGAGAACATGCTCTCCCCCCGCAGGCCCCTGCGAAGGCAGGGGCCCATCTCCTGCTTCCTCCTCAAGCGCTTCAGGCGATGGCGGGAGATGGATACCTGCCTGCGCAGGTATCTCCGGACCAGCTGAATCCGGCGCACAGCCCCTCATGCGATGATGGTCATCTGCCCTTCCGGGAGCCGGATCAGGTACCGTTCTGGTCGGAGAGGCAGGGACAGGATGGGCCTTGCGGGAGACAGACGGTCCCGCCGGGCCCTAGGCAGGTCAGGCCAGGGTGAGCCTGCGAAAGCAGGTCGGGCTGTCGAGGAACAGAAATCGTGCCAGTGGCACGATTTCCCGAGACAGGCCTCGTCCAGAGCCCTGCGCTTGCGCTTGGGCCTGCTCCGGGCAATCGCAGTGCGATTGCTTTTCCTCCGCAGCCGGTAACGAAGACCCGGGACCATGGGCCCCCATGAGGGTGTCCCGCCGAAACCCCTGTCCGGCGCGGCGGGCGGTAACGCTCCATTCCGTAGCCTTTTCATTTCCAGGCGGAGCGCCACGGCGCCCGCCGCGCCGTGGCTCTGCTGGGGCCGCCTATGAGATCCCCGGATGGCGCGCGCCAGTCCGGCCAAATGTGCAGGAGGAATCGAAAATGAACACCGCACCTCTTCTCCTCCCCCGCTTGCGGGGGAGGTGGCAGGCGGCGCAGCCGGCTGACGGAGGGGGGACTCCGGACCCCCAGCACCAGCCCCCTCCGCCTCGCGAGGCTCGGCACCTCCCCCGCTTGCGAGGGAGGCGTGCCCTCATCTGCCTCCGGCATCCGCAGCGTCCCGGATATTTGCTCACGCAAATTCCGGGATGACGGGAACGGGAAGGGACCGCGCCTCCTGGCTATCGCACGGGGGCGGTGTCAGATCGCGTTCAGGCGGCCGACCTGCGCGGGTTCTTGTCCCCGCGCAGGCCAGCGGCCTCTTCACACCAGCGATCCTGGCCCGTGGCCTCGCACAGCGCCGCGCACAGGGCAGCGCGCAATTCGGCCCGGCGGGCTTCCAGCTTCTCCCGGTCGCGCAGATCCGGCGCATCAATGCTGGTCTCGGCTTCGGCCAGCATTTGGGTGATGTCCTCGAAGGCCCGCGCCATCTGCTCGAAGGCCTCGTCTGTCGAGGTCAGTTCAAAGATTTCAGGCACGGCGTCCGGAAATTCACCGGCAAGTCCAGCAAAGGAATACGTCATCGGATTGGTCCCACTACAATCGATTGCATTGTTACGTAACACCGCTCGGTTGAAATGTCTTCCCCTAATTTGAGCAAGCTGTTGCAGGCCAGCTATGCAATCCTACAGATCGCCTTCCGACTTGCCGGATTGCTTCCACAGCCAGGCCGTCAGGCCCGCTCCGATCAGCAAAAGGGTCGAAAAGCCGACCAGCGCCGCAATGGCGAGGGCGTCCACGCTGAGATTGCCCATGACCGTGTTCTCCTGTTCAGCGTCAGGCCGGGGCGTTCAGAAGGGCGTACAATTCATCCTTCAGCGCCATGCGCTGCTTGCGCAGCCGGGTCTGGAAATCATCGCTGGCCGGTTCGACATCCGTCTCGATGCGGTGAATCTGGCGGTTCACCTCATGATATTCCTCGGCCAGGCGCGCGAAATGGGGATTGGACTCCTTCAATGCCCGGATGCGGTCGGCAGCTTCCGGAAAATCGGCGGCGAGTTCGTGCGGCGTGTGCGACATGTGGATCGGCTCCCTCTAAACAGCGTCTGGGCCCAATTGGCCCGTTCGCGGGGGCTGCCGGAATCGGGAAAACTACCTAACCGGAGGGATCGGGGGTCATTTTTCCCCGAACAGGCCTGCCTGCCCGGTGCCGGGGTTCGGCAGGCCGAGGCGATCATAGGCGAGCGGCGCGGCGACCCGGCCGCGCGGGGTGCGGGCGACATAGCCTTTCTGCATCAGATAGGGCTCGATCACGTCCTCCACCGCGTCGCGCGCTTCCGACAGGGCCGCGGCCAGCGTCTCCACGCCGACCGGCCCGCCGGCATAGGTCTTTACCAGCGCATGCAGATAGCGCCGGTCCAGCGCGTCGAGTCCGTCGGAATCGATTTCAAGCCGTTTCAGCGCGCTGGCGGCGGCGTCTTTCGTGATCGTGCCGCCATCGGCTTCGGCAAAGTCGCGCACCCGGCGGAGCAGGCGCAGCGCGATTCGCGGTGTACCCCGGGCCCGGCTGGCAATCTCGATGGCGCCCTCTTCCGTGATCGGTGCGGTCAGCTTGCGCGCGGCGGCCATGACGATGCGGGCGAGTTCCTCCGGCTCATAGAATTCCAGCCGCAGCGGAATGCCGAACCGGTCCCGCAAGGGCGTGGCCAGCAGGCCGGCGCGGGTGGTGGCGCCGACAAGGGTAAAGGGCGACAAATCCAGCCGCACCGAGCGCGCCGACGGGCCTTCGCCAATCACGATGTCGAGGGCATAATCCTCCATCGCAGGATAGAGGATTTCCTCCACGACGGGCGGCAGGCGGTGGATCTCGTCAATGAACAGAACATCGTTCGGCTCCAGATTGGTCAGGATCGCCGCGAGATCCCCGGCCTTGGCAATGACGGGGCCGGAGGTCGCGCGGAACCCGACACCCATTTCCCGGGCCAGGATCTGTGCCAGCGTCGTCTTGCCGAGGCCCGGCGGGCCGAACAGGAGAACATGGTCCAGCGCTTCGGCACGCTTGCGCGCGGCCTCGACATAGACTTTCAGATTGGACTTCGCCTTGCGCTGGCCGACATAGTCATCAAAGGCCTGCGGCCGCAGCGCGCGGTCCAGCGCATCGCCGCCCTGGGCGTTCGGGTCGGACAAGGCGCCCTCGCGGCTCATCGCGCCAGCTCCTTCAGGGCGGATTTGATCAGCGCGCCGACCTCCTCATCGCCTGTCTCCTTCGCTGCGCTGGCGACGGCGCGGGCGGCGTCGGCCTGGGCATATCC is a window from the Hyphomonas sp. genome containing:
- a CDS encoding phage tail protein, yielding MARLSIFTAALIAATLAAPSAQAGPDEYLGEILTVGFNFCPRGTLEADGRLLPISQNSALFSLLGTMYGGDGRTTFALPDLRGRVVVGAGQGPGLTDRRQGERGGTESDIAGPALAHDGAADPLGDSAAGNNMPPYLALKHCVVTQGIFPSRN
- a CDS encoding YdcH family protein; translation: MSHTPHELAADFPEAADRIRALKESNPHFARLAEEYHEVNRQIHRIETDVEPASDDFQTRLRKQRMALKDELYALLNAPA
- the ruvB gene encoding Holliday junction branch migration DNA helicase RuvB encodes the protein MSREGALSDPNAQGGDALDRALRPQAFDDYVGQRKAKSNLKVYVEAARKRAEALDHVLLFGPPGLGKTTLAQILAREMGVGFRATSGPVIAKAGDLAAILTNLEPNDVLFIDEIHRLPPVVEEILYPAMEDYALDIVIGEGPSARSVRLDLSPFTLVGATTRAGLLATPLRDRFGIPLRLEFYEPEELARIVMAAARKLTAPITEEGAIEIASRARGTPRIALRLLRRVRDFAEADGGTITKDAAASALKRLEIDSDGLDALDRRYLHALVKTYAGGPVGVETLAAALSEARDAVEDVIEPYLMQKGYVARTPRGRVAAPLAYDRLGLPNPGTGQAGLFGEK